The following DNA comes from Cedecea neteri.
AGATTTACCGCTTTATCAAAGTCCGCAACATCGAAATCAAAATGCCCGCGGGCGTGCCGCCGGTGGTCGCCAGCTCGTTTTCGGCGCTGTTCCCGACGCTTGCCGTGGTGCTGGTGTTCTGGATCCCTCGCCATTTTCTGAACATCGATATCAACGCCATCATCAGCTACATCATTATGCCGCTGAAGGGCTTTATGACCGGCACCAACCTGTTTGGCGGGATTGTGACCCAGTTCTTTATCGACGTGTTCTGGGTGCTGGGGATCCACGGCCATGCCGTGATGGGGCCGCTGATCCGCCCGCTGTGGGATCAGGCCATTGTGCAGAATATGGAGCTGTTCCAGTCCGGCGTGAGCGCCTATGAGCTGCCGAACATTTTCACCGAGCAGTTCTTCCAGTGGTATGCGCAGATGGGCGGCACCGGGTCAACGCTTGCGCTGGTGGTGCTGTTTATTCGCTCCCGCGTTATCTACCTGAAGCAACTGGGCAAGCTGTCGTTTATCCCTGGGCTGTTTAACATCAATGAGCCAATGATTTTCGGTGCGCCGATCGTGATGAATCCGATCCTCGCGATCCCGTTTATTCTGGCACCGATGGTGAATACCGTGGTGGTGTATTTGTTCACCATTAGCGGGCTGATCCCTCGGATGATGGTGAAGCCGCCGTTTACCGTTCCGGCGCCGCTCGGGGCGCTGATCACCACCAACTGGAACCTGATTGCCTGTGGGCTGGTGTTTATCTGCTTCTTTATTTCGCTGGCGATCTATTACCCGTTCTTTAAGGTGTATGAGAAGAAGATGCTGGAAACCGAGCTTCAGCAGAAGGAAGAAGAGGAGAGGGCTAAGGCGCTGGCTGAGGCTAAGTAAATTTTCTGTGGCCCCTCAGCCCCTCACCCCGGCCTTCTCCCCAGAGAGGAGAGGGGGAATTCAAAACTGAGTGGTTTGTTACCCCTTCTTCCCAGACGGGTGAGGGGGAAGCAGGCAACTGAGAGCCTTTTTTATCCCCTCTCCCTTCCAGGGAGAGGGTTAGGGTGAGGGTAACAACCTAGAACGCCGTCTCTAACTCATCCAGCACGTTATATTCGTCGTCCACCAGCAGCAGCGCCTTCCACTTATCAAACGTCAGGCACGGGTGAGAAGTGCTGAACACCAGAATATCCCCAACCTGCACGTCCGCGCCTGGCTTGAGTTTCAACATCGCATGCTGATCCATAATCCCGGTGGCTTCGATGGTTTCCGACGGCGAAGCCAGCGGCTTGCCCTGGCGATAGTGGGCTATCGGCTGCGGCAGGCCGGCATCAAACGCGCTGTCGCGCTTGCCAAAATTCACAATCGCCCGGTCGCTTTCCGGCACTGATTGCACCATTGCCGCCAGTTCCAGGGCGGAAACCAGGTCGCCGCCGAGATCGCAGGCGATCCGATCGCGCGCCATCAACTGATCCTGGGCTTCCTGATAAATACCGCCGTCGTGGGTGATGTAGCAGCCGGGGCGGATCGCAATCCGGCAGTTGGCCGGTTTTTCTGCGGCGAGCCAGATATTGCACACCACGTCGTACCATACTGAACCTGCGCCAGTGAGCAGGAATTCTCCATCAACATAGCGTTCCATCTGGCAGGCTAACGCGGCCGCCTCTTGCAGCAGCGCTTCTATTTTCGGCTGCGGATTTTCACCGTGCAGCACGCCTTCGTACAGCTCCAGGCCGCGTAAATTCAGGCCGGGTAATTCTGCCACCAATTTCGCCAGCGCCAGCGCTTGTTCTGTACTGCGGCAGCCGCAGCGGCCTCCGGGTACGCCAAGCTCAATCAGCACGTCGAGGGTTTGCCCCTGTTGGCTAAAAAAGTCTGACAGGGTACGGGCGTTTGCTTCGCTGTCCACGCAGCAGATGTAGTCGACGGCGGTATGTTTATGCTTCAACTGCGACACCAGCGTGATGTTCGCTTTGCCCACCAGTTGGTTAACCATCAGCACACGCTCAATGCCCGCGGACATCGCGATGCTCGCTTGCCATGCGCTGCCGACGCCGATGGCCCACGCGCCCGCTTTTTGCTGCTGCTGGAAGATCCACGGTGTCATGGTGGTTTTTCCGTGTGGCGCCAGCGAAACGCCGCGTGCATCGGCATAGGCCTGCATCCACCGGATGTTGTTTTTCAAAGCAGATTTTTTGATCAGCGCGGCGGGCAGACAGACGTCTTCGTTGAGGACATTGGCAGGGGAATGCATGAGGGCGGACTTATGGGGTACGAGGTTAATTTCCTGGTATTTCATAACGTATTTCCTCCGGGATCATTCTTTCTTTCAGATTAAGTATCAATTTTAACTTGATGTTATTTATATAAATTATTAAGTGATCTTAAATTTTATGAATAAAAGTATCATTGATTTGCAAGGGTTTTGTTTAGTTTTTCACTGTTTTTAAGGCTTGTAAATGGTTAACTTGCACGCAGATTATGACTGGCGTGAGGCGCAGATGAAGTTCGATTATCTCTTCAGGAATGTCACCGTGATTGACGGCTCCGGCGGCGCGGAATACCTGGCTGATGTGGCGGTGCAGGGTGACCGAATCGCAGAGATTGCCCCGGGGATTTCCGGCGAGGCCGTGCATGAGATCGACGGTAGCGGGCGGGTATTAGCGCCGGGGTTTATTGATGTTCATACGCATGACGACATTAACGTGATTCGTTTTCCTGAATATCTGCCGAAGATTAGCCAGGGCATTACCACGGTGATCGTTGGCAACTGCGGCATCAGCGCGGCGGGGGCGACCATCAACGCTCTTGTGCCTGATCCGATGAATCTGCTGGGCGAGGCGCACCAGTTTGTTTATCCCACCGTCGAAGCGTACGCCCATGCCGTGGAGCAGGCTCGCCCGGCCATTAACGTGGGCACGCTGATTGGCCATACCGCGCTGCGCAATAACCAGATGGATGATTTGTTCCGCCCGGCGACGGAAGCGGAGATTCTCGCCATGCGCGGCCAGCTAAAGCAAGCGCTGCAGCAGGGGGCACTGGGGCTGAGCACCGGCCTGGCCTATGCCAGCGCGTTCCAGTCCACCACCGAAGAAGTGATGGCGTTGGCGGAAGAGCTGGCGGCGGAGAAGGGGATTTACACCACCCATTTGCGCTCCGAGTTTGAGCCGATTCTGGAGGCGCTGGATGAGGCTTTCCGCATTGGTCGCCACGGGAACGTGCCGGTTGTGGTGTCGCACCACAAATGCGCCGGGGCGAAAAACTGGGGCCGCACGGTTGAAACGCTGAAACTGTTCGATAAGGTGCGCGAGCAGCAGGATGTCTCCTGCGACTGCTACCCGTATTCCGCCAGCTCTTCAACGCTGGACATGAAACAGATCACCGACGAGTTCGAGATCGTGATTACCTGGTCTGAACCGCACCCGGAGGTCGCCGGGCGGTCGCTGAAGCAAATTGCTGACGACTGGTCGATGTCACTTCACGAAGCGGGAAAATTACTGATGCCCGCGGGCGCGATTTACTACAACATGGACGAGCAGGACGTACGGCGCGTGCTGCGCTATCCGGCGACAATGGTGGGATCAGACGGGCTGCCGAACGACCCGATGCCGCATCCTCGTCTCTGGGGTGCGTTTCCCCGTGTGCTGGGGCACTACAGCCGTGATGAGAAGCTTTTCCCGCTGACGCAGGCGGTGCATAAGATGACGGGGATGTCGGCGACGCGTTTTCAGTTGCCCGATCGCGGCCTGGTGAAGCGCGGTTATTATGCTGACCTGGTGTTGTTCGACCCGCTGACAGTGCGCGACGTCGCAAGCTTTAGTAACCCGAAGCAGCCTGCGGCGGGTATTGAAGCGGTGATGGTGAACGGCGTGATGAGCTACGGGCTCGAGCAGAAGGTGACTGGTCGTGCGGGGCGGTTCTTGCGTCGCCAGAAGTGAGTATAAATTTAGCCCCTCACCCCGGCCCTCTCCCCAGAGGGGAGATCGGGTTCTGGACTGGACGTTTGTCCCCTCTCCCTTTCAGGGAGAGGGTTAGGGTGAGGGTAAACCGATCAACAAGGAGCAATGATGAGCATTAAACGTTATGGCGTGGGCGGCAGCACAGGTACCGGCGGGCAGCCCCTGCCTTTTGCCAAAGCTGTCGAAGCGGCCGGGTGGCTGTATGTGTCCGGCCAGACGCCGATGAAAGACGGCGAAGTGGTTGAAGGCGGGATTGTCGACCAGTCGCGGCTGGCGATTCAAAACTGCGTGGATATCATGACCGAAGCGGGCTACACCCTCGCTGACGTGGTACACGTGAAGGTCTATCTGACTGATGCCCGCTACTTCCAGTCCTTCAATAAAGTGTTCCGGGAATTCTTCGGCGACCACCCGCCGGCCCGTGTGTGCTGCGTGGCGGACCTGGTGGTGGACTGTAAAGTTGAAGTGGACGTGACCTGCTACCGCGCCGACCGGGCTTAATCGCCGAGCGGCTGCCTGTCTGCCCCGCCGCGATGGCTGTCCAGCGCCAGCTTGATGCGGCGCAGTCGGTCCTTCGCCTGGCTTTTGTTGGCCATCGCCAGTTCGGTGGCCAGCACATCAATCATCGCCAGCATGGCGTAACGCGAAGTGCTCGGCTTAAAAATGTAGTCGTTCTCACGAATAATCAGCGGTAATACGATGTCCGCCTGCTCGGCGAGCGGTGTTCCCTGCGGGGTAATGGCGATGATCTTTGCGCCGTACTGGCGGGCAATGGCCGCGCTCTCCACCACTTCCGGCGTGTAACCTCCCAACGATAGCGCCACCACCACATCGTTGGAGGCGACTGACGCCGCCATCATTCTCGCCAGCAGGCCATCGCTCTGACTGACGACCGGTAGCCCAAGGCGAAACAGGCGGAACTGTAACTCCTGCGCGCAAATGGTTGATCCGCCGCCCATGCCCAGCGCCAGGATTTGCCGTGCATTGCTCAGCCAGGTTACGGCCTTGTTGAGTGACTCCGGGTTCAGCGCGCGGCGATTGATATCCAGCACGTTGATGATGGTTTCGTAGATCCCCTGCACGCCTTCCAGGTCCGGCACATCGAGAATAAAGCGCTGCCCCACCGCCAGCGATTGGGCGAGTTTGACCTTCAGTTCTCGTACGTCCTTACAGCCGATGGCGCGGGCAAAGCGGGTTATCGATGCCTGGCTGGTTTGCGTCTGGCGCGCCATTTCCGAAATGGGCAGCGCCGCGGCAGTTTGCACATCGTCCAGAATAAACTGCGCGATGCGCTTTTCGGTAGCGGTCAGCTCAACGAAGCGGTCGGTGATGCAGGAGATAATATCGATGGTGTAGCTCATGGCGCGACCCTGGTACTTGTGCAAAAAAGAGAAGGTACTTTGTACCATAAAACCGTTGCCAGGGTCGCTTCATGCGGATTCAGAATGGCTCACTAATCGCTTCCATACGCCGTTGCTTGATCGTCGCCCGGATAAATGCCGCGATGAAGACTAAGGCAGAAAGCACAACGATGGTCGGCGCGGGGGCGCTGTCGATAAAGAAGGAAAGATAGACGCCAAGAAATGACGTCACGATGGCCTGCCCAAGCGCGACCAGCATCATGCCTTTAAAGGTGCGGGTCAGCAGCGAAGCGATAGCGCCAGGTGCGATAAGCAGGGAAATCGCAAGGATAATCCCCACCGCCTTCAGCGCCGCGACGATGGTCAGCGAGACCAGGCAGAGCAGGCCGTAGTTCAGCAGCTTCACGTTCAGGCCGGAGACCTGGGCCTGAATCGGGTCGAAGGCATGCAGCAGCAAGTCCCGCCATTTTAGCCCTACAACAATCACTGTTAGCAGCACGATAGCACCCGTTTGCAGAATATCACTGCCGCTCACGCCCAGCATATCGCCGAACAGAATGTGGTCGAGATGGATATCTGGCTTCAGGTAGACGTAGAGCACGAGGCCCGCGCCAAACATGCCGGAGAAAACGATGCCCATCACCGTGTCGCGCTTGATGCGGCTATTGTCCTGCAGATAACCGGTGGCAAAGGCGCAAAACAGCCCGGCCACGAACGCGCCGAGGCCCAGCGGCAGGCCGACCATCCAGGCGATCACCACGCCGGGGAAGACCGCGTGGCTCATAGCATCGCCCATCAGCGCCCAGCCTTTTAGCACCAGGAAGCAGGAGAGCAGCGCACACGGAATGGCGACCAGTGTGGTCATGGTCAGGGCGTTGATCATAAAGCCAAACTGGAAGGGAGAAAGCAGAGTATCTATCAGGCTCATGGCGTTTGCTCCAGGCTCAGGCGCGCGCGCCGACGGTTAGCCAGCAGGCCGTGTTTGGGGGCAAACACGAAGGTCAGCAGGAAAATAAGCGTTTGCAGCACCACGATAATGCCGCCGGTGGCACCGTCGAGGAAATAGCTTATCCAGGTGCCGAATGCGCTGGTAAAAGTCCCTAATGTGACGGAAATAATCAGTAATTTTGGGAAACGATCCGTCAGCAGATAAGCCGTTGCACCCGGCGTGACCACCATGCAAATCACCAGAAACGCGCCAACAGTTTGCAGCGCCGCCACGGTGGTGGCCGACAGCAGGGTGAAGAACAATCCTTTGAGCCACAGCGGGTTAAGACCAATGGAACGCGCGTGGTTTTCGTCGAAGAAGGTCACCATCAGGTCTTTCCACTTCAACAGCAGAATCGCCAGCGAGACAAAGCCGATAATCGCCAGCTGCACGATATCCGACGGGGCGATGGCGAGAATATTGCCGAGCACGATGGTCTGGATGTTTACCGACGTCGGGTTGAGCGAAACCATAAACAGCCCGAGGCCAAAGAATGAGGAAAAGATAAGGCCAATGATGGTGTCTTCGCGCAGGCGTGTGCGCTGGTTTAAAAACAGCATGGTGCCTGCGGCGAGGCCGCCGGAGAAAAATGCGCCGATGGAAAACGGCAGACCAAGCATATAGGCCCCAGCGACGCCGGGCACGATGGAGTGGGAAAGGGCATCGCCGATCAGCGACCAGCCTTTCAGCATCAGGTAGCAGGAGAGGAACGCGCACACGCCGCCGACCAGGGCTGATACCCAGATGGCGTTAAACATGTAGCCATAGCTAAACGGTTCGAGCAGGACGGACATTAAGGCTCCCCTTTTAACGCCGCGCCGTGGATAAACGGCCTTTCGTCGTCGGTGAGGACGCTGGTTTCTTTCCCTGTTAAGGTGACGTGGCGCAGCACGCCGCTGAACGCCAGCTCCAGGTTGGCCTGGGTAAAGGTGACGTCGGTCGGGCCGCAGGCCAGCACGGTACCTTTCACCAGCACGGTATAGTCGCAATAGTCGGTGACGGCGCCGAGGTTGTGGGTTGAGACCAGCATCGTGCGGCCTTCGTCCCGCAGCTCGCGCAGCAGGGCGATGATCTGCTCTTCCGTTTTCACATCCACGCCGGTAAACGGTTCGTCCAGCAGAATAACCTGGCCGTCCTGGGCAATCGCCCGGGCGAGAAACACGCGTTTTTTCTGGCCGCCGGACAGTTCGCCGATTTGGCGCTTGCGGAAATCACTCATGCCGACGCGGGCAAGGGCGTTGTCTACCGCCAGTTTGTCAGCTTTGCCGGGAATTCGCAGCATCCCCATATGGCCAAAGCGGCCCATCATTACCACGTCTTCCACCAGCACCGGGAACGTCCAGTCCACATCCTCGGACTGCGGCACATAGGCCACCAGATTGTGGCGCAGTGCTTTTTTCGTGGGCATATCCAGAATCGAGATGCTGCCGTTGGCCAGGCGCACAAAGCCCATGATCGCTTTAAACAGCGTTGATTTCCCGGAACCGTTGACGCCCACCAGCGCCGCAATGGTGCCGGTCGGGATTTCAAAGCTGGCCGCCCGCAGCGCGGTGTGGCCATTGCGATAGGTGACGCTGGCGTCCTGAACGACTATGCCGGGACGACGACTCATTTTTTCAGCCCTGCATTGATGCCGTTCACGATGGTGCTGGTGGTGACGCGCAGCAGGTCAAGGTAGGTGGGTACCGGGCCGTCTGCGGCACTCAAAGAATCGACATAAAGCACGCCGCCATAATGTGCGCCAGACTCCCGCGCTGCCTGGCGAGCAGGTTTGTCGGAGATGGTGCTTTCGCTGAAGATCGTCGGGATCTGGTATTTTCGAATGCTGTCGATCACTTTGCGCACCTGCTGCGGGGTGCCCTGCTGGTCGGCGTTGATCGGCCACAGGTAGAGTTCCTTCAGGCCAAAGTCGTTGGCCAGGTAGGAAAAAGCGCCTTCGCTGGTGACCAGCCAGCGTTTATCCGCCGGAATTTTTGCCAGTTCGTTGCGAAGCGGCTCGATGGTCTGCTGAATTTTCTGTTTGTAGGCTTCGGCGTTTCGGGTATAGGTCGCCGCGTTGCCAGGATCGTATTTAACGAACGCATCCCGGATGTTATCGACGTAGATCAGCGCATTTTGTGGGGACATCCATGCGTGAGGGTTAGGTTTGCCGTTATAAGGGCCTTCGGTAATGCCCGTGGGCTGAATGCCGGTGGTGACGACAACTTCGGGCACGCCTTTCAGATGTTGATAAAACTTCGCGAACCAGAGTTCCAGATTCAGTCCGTTGGTCAGAATTAGCTGAGCACCCTGCGCCCGACGAATGTCCCCCGGCGTCGGCTGATATTCGTGAATTTCCGCGCCAGGCTTGGTGATGGACTCCACGTCGGCCGCGTCGCCGGCCACGTTCTGCGCCATATCGGCGATGATAGTAAAGGTGGTGATCGCCTTAAATTTGGCCTGCGCCTGAGCGGCACCCAATAGCATCGCCAGCGCGGCGGCGGCAGCGACAATACTTTGCGTTAACTTCAGTTTCCCGGGCATCGTCTTCCCTCACGAGTGATTATAGATTCAGCGTTTATAGCAAGTGCTATAAAACATAGCTGTTGCTATAATTAAATGCAAACTATTATCATTTGTGTGATTTAAACGTGGGGGAACTCATTCAGGTTGTTTCTTTACTACAAAGTTCTCGGTCTATGCCGGATTGGCTAAGGTCCGTTCACTGCTACCCCTGTTTTATATACAGACACCGTATCTGTGAACGGCTCGGGGGAGTCACCGTCACTCCCCCGAGACCCCGGACTCCCGGCGAAATAAATCGACCGCTGAAGCGGCAGACCTCCGTTTTATCTCCCAGTCCTGGGTCGGTTGAGATGCGTTCCCGACGCTCTCAGCCTCCGGCCGTTCCCGACGGCCGGACCCTGGCCAGTCGGAGAGAAAACGGAGGCGATTTAAGCCGGAACCGTGCCTCGCTTTAAACCTACAGCCACGCAGAACGTCACAGTCGCTTTAGGTCTTGCAGCCATGCCCTTGTCCCCGGCTCTCATCGCCCCCGGTTATGACCCAACTCAGGTGGGGTTGAGCTGTCGGGAACAGCGAAAGAGAGCGATCGTCGGGAACGAATCGCGAACGACCCCGAATGTTTGGGTGATAGTCGGTGGGTTTACCGCTTCAGCGGCGATGAGCTCGCCGGGCGCCAGGGTTGTCAGGGAGATGGCGTTATCTCCCTGACACGTTCACCGTGCTCTGAACATGCAGGGAAAACAGATCTATGGGTGAACGGAATAACTACGATATGAAATAGATCCTCTCCCTTCCTGAGAGAGGATTGTCGTGAAAGCTTACAACCCTAATGCATCAAAATCTGAAGCATCGTGGCGCTCGGCCAGCTGCACATCGCCCCAGGTGCGGTTCACGATGCGGCCACGCTTCACCGCCGGGCGGTTAGCCACTTCATCGGCCCAGCGGCCAAAGTGTTTGTAGGAGGCTATGTCGAGGAACTCGGCGGATTCGTACAGGCCGCCTTTGGCCAGCGCACCGTACCAGGTAAAGATGGCAATATCGGCGATCGTGTATTCATCTCCGGCGATAAAGCGATGTTTCTCCAGCTGTTTATCGAGCACATCCAACTGACGCTTGGTTTCCATTGCGAAGCGGTTGATGGCGTACTCAATTTTGACCGGCGCATAGTGGTAGAAGTGCCCGAAGCCGCCGCCCAAGTAAGGGGCGGAACCCTGCAGCCAGAACAGCCAGTTCAGCGTTTCGGTGCGCCCGGCGATGTCTTTCGGCAGGAAGTGGCCGAATTTTTCTGCGAGGTAAAGCAGGATGTTGCCGGACTCAAATACGCGCAGCGGCGGCGTGACGGAGTGGTCAAACAGCGCCGGGATCTTGGAGTTCGGGTTTACTTCCACAAAACCGCTGGAGAACTGATCGCCTTCACCGATGCGAATCAGGTGCGCGTCGTATTCTGCCCCGCTGATGCCCAGCGCCAGTAGCTCTTCGAGCAGAATCGTGACTTTCTGCCCGTTCGGCGTGCCGAGGGAGTAAAGCTGCAGCGGGTGTTTGCCGACTGGCAGCGTTTTTTCGTGGGTTGGGCCGGAAATCGGGCGGTTGATGCTGGAGAACTGACCGGCTTCGGTCTTGTTCCAGGTCCAGACTTTTGGGGGCTGGTAGTTGTGTTCGGACATCGCGTGATCTGCCTTCTTCTCAGGTTAGTTATCTGACGAAACTATCTTGAAGTGTAGCAAGAGGGAAGAGCCTGCCGGGCTATACCGCCAGAAAAGCGAAAGCCCGGCGCGGCGTTACAGGCTACGCCGATACGCTAAAGAGATTTAAATTTATCTCGGCCTGAACCTTAGTCACGATGTTGATGACTGACTGAGCAAAACTGCCTTCTCCTCGTTCGACCAGGAGGGACCATGCGTCTGGATCCAAGCCCCAGTTACGTGGCACATGCATGCTTTCGTCGGTATAGGTCCACCATGGCCACCATCCTTCTTTTTGGGTGTGAGCTTCCAGCTCAGGGTATATATCATTCATCGCTTCAGAAATAAGAGGGAAATAGAGGCGCTGGTTCTTTTTGGACATGATATCTGAACTGCTTATTCCCCAACAGAAACCGCAATAGTTTGGTTTCTCAAATTGCCAGCACAGGGTGAAATCATCTTCCCCTGAAAAGTAAAAATGAAAATCAGCTTCCTTGCTTCCCGTAAGAAGTTGGTTATTATAATCAAGGGTAATGCCTTTAGGTTGAAGTTCTTTTTTTAAATAAGATAGGAAGTCAATCCAAAGTTGTTCTTTTACTTTTCTCATGCTTTGAGCGATAAGAAATGCCGCATTAAGATTCTGTGGAGAGGCTATTACGTTCTCTGTTAGTTCTTTTTCAAAATCCACGTTTGTCTCTCCATTTATATCTTCACGGGTAAATTGTATTAGTGCATCAACAAAACAGCGAACCTGTGGTGCTTTAATATGTGGAGCGCAGGCAGCAAGCCATTCTGCTAACTGATAAAAAGTGAATTGTATAATGTTTCTTCTGAGATCCTGGGATGTTTCAGGGCGAAGTGTGAAGTCATTGATCTCATTGTTACAAAGATAAACCATTAACCAACCGCTGTTTTTTTTCTTGGCTTCATTTGCTAGCCAGTTTGAATAATCATAGAGCTGGTCTATTTGGTCGGCAGCCCAGGGTTTGTTTTCTACGCCTATAAGAATCTCTTTGCTGGCGATGTATATGTCTATTCTTCTTTGGTTTAGTATAGTGTATTCAGTAAAAACCTGAGTTGATTTATTAATGGATATACTTTCAGTGAGTCCTATTGAATTATAGAAATTCGAAAGAAAGAGATCCCCCTGAGCATGATCTTCCTGAGGATCCAGAAGATAGGCAAGGCAGCGGGATAATGTGTTTTCATTTATGTTAAAAAATTGAAATAATTTGAAGTCCGGCGCTACCTGACTGGCATATCGAATTTTTGCCTGCCGATAGCCCTCGTGAAGCATTGCCGTGCTGTTCAGCAGCTTTTGAATATTTTTCTGCACAAGAGACATTTCCATTGCAAATAATAAAGTTAGAACGGAATGATAATAATGTTTTATTGTTAAAAGATCACCCCGCCAAAAAGAGGCGAGGCGAGATAAATAAGAAGCATCAGGCCGGTTTTAGCCCTGGTTCAACGAGACCATAGACCTGGTGATTCAGGTGAACGGATTTTGCCAGTTCTGCGACGTGCGCGGCGACATCGGCCCGCATCACCATGCCGTGTATTTCGGGAGCCTGGCTTAGCACAGCTTTACCGGTTGGCTCGCCGTGAAGCAGGCCGCCGGGGCGCACAATAGCAAAGTCCAGCGTGCTAGTTTGCAGCCAGCTTTCGGCGAGAGATTTTTCCCGCACTGCCTGGCCGAAGCCCGCTTTTGCGCGATCGGACAAGTAAGCCCAGCTTTCCCCACAGCCTAAAGAGGTGACCAGCACCATGCGTGAGATCCCGGCTTTTTCGGCGCAGTCGATAACCGTGCGGTGTGCCTGGTAATCCTGTGAACCGCCCATCGTCGAAATGACCGTGGCGTCCTTGCCCGCCAGGCGACAGGCTTCTGCGACAGCGTCTGCATTACAGGCGTCACCGATAATCACCTGAGCACCCGCCTCGCGCAGTT
Coding sequences within:
- the yghU gene encoding glutathione-dependent disulfide-bond oxidoreductase encodes the protein MSEHNYQPPKVWTWNKTEAGQFSSINRPISGPTHEKTLPVGKHPLQLYSLGTPNGQKVTILLEELLALGISGAEYDAHLIRIGEGDQFSSGFVEVNPNSKIPALFDHSVTPPLRVFESGNILLYLAEKFGHFLPKDIAGRTETLNWLFWLQGSAPYLGGGFGHFYHYAPVKIEYAINRFAMETKRQLDVLDKQLEKHRFIAGDEYTIADIAIFTWYGALAKGGLYESAEFLDIASYKHFGRWADEVANRPAVKRGRIVNRTWGDVQLAERHDASDFDALGL
- a CDS encoding PD-(D/E)XK nuclease family protein, coding for MQKNIQKLLNSTAMLHEGYRQAKIRYASQVAPDFKLFQFFNINENTLSRCLAYLLDPQEDHAQGDLFLSNFYNSIGLTESISINKSTQVFTEYTILNQRRIDIYIASKEILIGVENKPWAADQIDQLYDYSNWLANEAKKKNSGWLMVYLCNNEINDFTLRPETSQDLRRNIIQFTFYQLAEWLAACAPHIKAPQVRCFVDALIQFTREDINGETNVDFEKELTENVIASPQNLNAAFLIAQSMRKVKEQLWIDFLSYLKKELQPKGITLDYNNQLLTGSKEADFHFYFSGEDDFTLCWQFEKPNYCGFCWGISSSDIMSKKNQRLYFPLISEAMNDIYPELEAHTQKEGWWPWWTYTDESMHVPRNWGLDPDAWSLLVERGEGSFAQSVINIVTKVQAEINLNLFSVSA
- a CDS encoding SDR family oxidoreductase, which gives rise to MTPWLIFGAGGKGVGALTAKLALAENRPVVALVRNEESAAKLREAGAQVIIGDACNADAVAEACRLAGKDATVISTMGGSQDYQAHRTVIDCAEKAGISRMVLVTSLGCGESWAYLSDRAKAGFGQAVREKSLAESWLQTSTLDFAIVRPGGLLHGEPTGKAVLSQAPEIHGMVMRADVAAHVAELAKSVHLNHQVYGLVEPGLKPA